In a genomic window of Shouchella clausii:
- a CDS encoding DUF6612 family protein, protein MKKGNRMVLSHVFLGMLVFLPACSMSAEDEDLSKVEAVIAQVIKRAEMVNSYALEFEVRDDIAWGDGDISYTHSMLSGLSFSNPQRGYYQMTEVEGNGETETTVFTDEIYEDEDAVYVNFNQEGWIKSESYNNYSETGFEAMIQLLKEIKNMEEIIIEETEEAFEVSFPDMAEVLYEFYDPAISIMEGDAFVETGVPEAFIKIDKEDYSVREFTTKFFYDARTGSSSERVVTIEYRFDDINEIRDIKIPDEVIEEAEANE, encoded by the coding sequence ATGAAGAAAGGTAACCGTATGGTTTTGTCGCATGTTTTTTTGGGAATGCTGGTTTTTCTGCCTGCATGCAGTATGAGCGCTGAAGATGAAGATTTATCAAAAGTAGAAGCGGTTATTGCACAAGTAATTAAGAGAGCTGAAATGGTGAACTCTTATGCACTAGAGTTTGAGGTGCGTGATGATATTGCCTGGGGAGATGGAGACATAAGTTACACTCATTCTATGCTTTCAGGACTTTCATTTTCTAATCCTCAACGTGGGTATTACCAAATGACTGAGGTAGAAGGCAACGGAGAAACAGAAACTACTGTGTTTACAGACGAAATCTATGAAGATGAAGATGCAGTCTATGTAAACTTTAATCAAGAAGGATGGATAAAATCTGAAAGCTATAATAATTATAGCGAGACAGGTTTTGAAGCAATGATTCAACTATTAAAGGAAATAAAGAATATGGAAGAGATAATTATTGAAGAAACTGAGGAGGCTTTTGAAGTTAGCTTTCCTGATATGGCTGAAGTTCTCTATGAATTCTATGACCCAGCGATTTCTATAATGGAGGGTGATGCCTTTGTGGAAACTGGAGTTCCGGAAGCATTTATCAAAATTGACAAAGAAGACTATTCGGTTCGAGAGTTTACGACAAAATTTTTTTATGATGCTAGAACAGGAAGCTCATCAGAAAGAGTGGTTACAATCGAATATCGGTTTGATGATATCAATGAAATTAGAGATATAAAGATCCCCGATGAAGTGATTGAAGAAGCGGAGGCAAATGAGTAG
- a CDS encoding DUF6612 family protein produces MKRGGRNAFVYMFFGLLIFTSACSMVAEDEDKTREEAIIAQAIAQAELVNSYEIEGGVFNDITWEDGRMEYTYYLFSAIETSEPQRTHAHLEEKQGDGDTEITLSTEEIYEKGEDIYVNSDGEGWKKTSNSANYEYEMTEHEVAIRLLDRIENLEGVNVEKTDETYEFSYYEADETIYDIYKPTSSETVNGTTFVETGSPKASLAIDQTDYTIREYTIKFFYEDEAGSSAESVLTVEYHFYNINEIEDIEIPDEVIKEAEQNE; encoded by the coding sequence ATGAAAAGAGGCGGACGGAACGCCTTTGTCTATATGTTTTTTGGACTGTTGATTTTTACGTCAGCGTGCAGTATGGTCGCTGAAGATGAGGATAAGACGAGAGAAGAAGCAATTATTGCCCAAGCGATCGCGCAAGCCGAATTGGTAAACTCTTATGAAATCGAGGGAGGAGTTTTTAATGATATTACCTGGGAAGATGGAAGAATGGAATACACATATTATTTGTTTTCGGCGATCGAGACTTCCGAACCCCAACGTACACATGCTCATTTAGAAGAAAAACAGGGAGATGGAGACACAGAGATCACTTTGAGTACAGAGGAAATTTACGAGAAAGGAGAGGACATCTATGTCAATTCTGATGGTGAAGGCTGGAAAAAAACGAGTAACTCAGCGAATTATGAATATGAGATGACAGAACATGAAGTGGCAATTAGGTTGTTGGACAGAATAGAGAACCTGGAAGGCGTAAACGTTGAAAAGACGGATGAGACTTATGAATTTAGCTACTATGAAGCCGATGAAACAATTTATGATATCTATAAGCCAACTTCTTCCGAAACTGTGAACGGTACAACTTTTGTGGAGACTGGAAGTCCAAAAGCGTCTTTGGCAATTGATCAAACTGATTACACGATACGGGAATATACAATCAAATTTTTTTATGAAGATGAGGCGGGGAGCTCAGCAGAGAGTGTACTTACAGTAGAATACCATTTTTACAATATTAATGAGATTGAAGACATTGAAATTCCAGATGAAGTCATTAAAGAAGCGGAACAAAACGAATAG
- a CDS encoding DUF6612 family protein, which yields MRRGGRNAFVYVSFGLMCFMSACNTDAKEDLTKEEAIIAKTIEQAESVDSYTVEGGVLEDFIWEDGSTEYNHLLGTVSRIESLQLAYNQYRQEYSTGEIKTTVFTGQIYQNEDDVYINVDDEGWKARSDPDRFEYEYTDYEAAITFLEHVENIEEMRIDETETEYEIRYAEPDEFLYRLNEPPSEATKDGITFEENGSPEVFLRINKGDYTVQEFTTKFFYEDKNGGKAKGITTLESLFADINKIEAEDLEIPEEVIEEAEQNK from the coding sequence ATGAGAAGAGGCGGACGGAACGCCTTTGTCTATGTTTCTTTCGGGCTAATGTGTTTCATGTCAGCGTGCAACACAGACGCGAAAGAGGATTTAACAAAAGAAGAAGCGATTATTGCGAAAACGATCGAGCAAGCAGAATCCGTTGATTCTTATACAGTAGAAGGAGGGGTATTGGAGGATTTTATATGGGAGGATGGGAGCACTGAATATAACCATCTTCTGGGCACAGTTTCAAGGATTGAATCCCTTCAACTCGCATACAATCAATATAGACAAGAATATAGTACTGGGGAAATAAAAACAACGGTGTTTACGGGTCAAATCTATCAAAATGAAGATGACGTTTATATAAATGTAGACGATGAGGGATGGAAAGCAAGGTCTGATCCTGATCGCTTTGAATATGAATACACCGATTATGAAGCGGCTATTACGTTTTTGGAGCATGTTGAAAATATTGAAGAAATGAGGATCGATGAAACCGAAACGGAGTATGAAATTCGCTATGCCGAACCAGATGAATTTCTTTATCGGTTGAACGAGCCTCCTTCCGAGGCAACAAAAGATGGCATTACCTTTGAAGAGAACGGAAGTCCAGAGGTGTTTCTCAGAATTAATAAAGGGGATTATACCGTGCAAGAGTTTACGACGAAGTTTTTTTATGAAGACAAGAACGGTGGAAAAGCGAAAGGCATTACTACGTTGGAATCTCTTTTTGCTGATATCAACAAAATAGAAGCTGAGGACCTCGAAATTCCGGAGGAAGTAATTGAAGAAGCAGAGCAGAATAAATAG
- a CDS encoding PH domain-containing protein: MTKAKRYSPYTMLFHLINLVRNAFFFVIYLYVIMAGSESAFIKYGRMAFWIIVGLTLFSIIYKWVTHKYELDDQSFHLYKGLFSKTEQTIPFSKIKNINRHTSFLHRIFKRTSIHFEIAMTGENANIKFEVLSKTEAEQIEAHIKRATDEELDGWNHPSHDPNDEEAHPRDPAQERTIHFQPTKRDILKASATSLSFLVLIPLIGSFYFKINDLFHVEDTTEGLINKLASSWWIVAVIIIVLIVASTIFGLIRTYVKYGKYEIASDANHIYINRGVIDETAFSIAKDKVQAIEIEQSMIKRLLGLAEVKLTSAGGLRSGEEALEKNTLYPFLPVNKAYEMISDMLPSYTITTEMTRLPTKSLWLRILRPSWFWLLATGALFYFKPAIFNIEQSWIIVSAALLVYLLIARLFDFFHTRYAINDHFIQFKTGAFTTSLFVSKREKVIKAKITRNVLQKRLGLASIETTNRGNPVRHSGIDDVPVELAHLFLQWYRGREDDITVEKQPYSGETCS, translated from the coding sequence ATGACAAAAGCAAAGCGTTATTCTCCATATACGATGCTTTTTCACTTGATCAACCTTGTACGGAATGCTTTTTTCTTTGTCATTTATTTATACGTCATCATGGCCGGTTCCGAATCTGCCTTCATCAAATACGGGCGAATGGCTTTCTGGATCATAGTTGGATTGACCCTTTTCTCGATTATCTATAAATGGGTGACCCATAAATACGAATTGGATGATCAGTCATTCCACCTTTACAAAGGCCTTTTCAGCAAAACCGAACAAACGATTCCGTTTTCAAAAATCAAAAACATCAACCGTCACACCTCGTTCCTCCATCGCATCTTTAAAAGGACTTCGATTCATTTTGAAATCGCGATGACAGGGGAAAATGCCAATATAAAATTTGAAGTTCTATCAAAAACAGAAGCTGAACAGATAGAAGCACACATCAAAAGGGCGACTGACGAGGAATTAGACGGTTGGAATCATCCATCACATGATCCAAATGACGAAGAAGCGCATCCCAGGGATCCCGCTCAAGAGCGAACGATTCATTTCCAACCGACAAAAAGAGACATTCTAAAAGCATCTGCTACGTCTTTAAGTTTTTTGGTGCTCATTCCTTTAATTGGTTCATTTTATTTTAAAATCAATGATCTTTTTCATGTCGAGGATACGACAGAAGGACTGATCAACAAACTAGCAAGTTCCTGGTGGATTGTAGCCGTCATCATCATCGTGCTCATAGTCGCCTCGACGATCTTTGGACTCATTCGAACGTATGTGAAGTATGGAAAGTACGAAATCGCTTCAGATGCCAATCATATTTACATTAACAGAGGCGTTATCGACGAAACTGCCTTTTCCATTGCCAAAGACAAGGTACAAGCCATTGAAATAGAACAGTCCATGATAAAAAGACTCCTCGGACTTGCAGAAGTCAAACTAACAAGTGCCGGGGGGCTACGTTCTGGAGAAGAGGCACTCGAAAAAAATACGCTCTATCCGTTTCTCCCAGTAAACAAAGCCTATGAGATGATATCAGACATGTTACCGTCCTACACGATTACAACAGAAATGACTCGTCTTCCAACAAAATCCTTGTGGCTCCGCATATTGCGGCCAAGTTGGTTCTGGCTCCTTGCCACCGGTGCTTTATTTTACTTTAAACCTGCCATTTTCAATATAGAGCAGTCCTGGATAATCGTATCAGCAGCCCTTTTGGTTTATCTATTGATCGCAAGGTTGTTCGATTTTTTCCATACCCGCTATGCGATCAACGACCATTTTATCCAGTTTAAAACAGGCGCGTTCACGACCTCTTTATTCGTCTCAAAACGAGAAAAAGTTATTAAAGCAAAGATCACTCGAAACGTCCTCCAAAAAAGGTTGGGTCTCGCCTCGATTGAGACAACCAATCGAGGAAATCCCGTGCGCCATTCAGGAATCGATGATGTGCCGGTCGAACTGGCCCACTTATTTTTACAATGGTACAGAGGACGGGAAGATGACATTACCGTTGAAAAGCAACCATACAGCGGGGAAACTTGTTCATAG
- a CDS encoding CPBP family intramembrane glutamic endopeptidase — protein MVVVLLSVVFVFIVEKCKITIPVAPRFLKSSLIGIVLGVLWLGSVVTVFLLTKTMNIQGQNSVDYIWIWILASLLNVAMQELLVRGYLYQLWKHKYNVIVATILTTILFTVMHGGAFEAGIIPVINVISMSIFVTLLLEYTGTIVAPIIIHFIWNTVGAIILGGVSLAGDYPNLLINTFQGSLLISGGTYKFEGSIIVSIANLILITSLLVLNKRKRNDNLSGLLK, from the coding sequence GTGGTAGTGGTTTTATTGTCAGTTGTCTTCGTTTTTATTGTAGAAAAGTGTAAAATTACAATTCCTGTAGCTCCAAGATTCTTAAAAAGTTCTTTAATAGGTATTGTTTTAGGTGTCTTGTGGTTAGGGAGTGTAGTAACTGTCTTCTTACTTACAAAAACTATGAATATACAGGGTCAAAACAGTGTTGATTACATATGGATTTGGATTTTGGCATCACTGTTGAATGTTGCCATGCAGGAATTGTTGGTAAGAGGGTATTTATATCAATTATGGAAACATAAATATAATGTTATTGTGGCAACCATTTTAACAACAATTTTATTCACCGTGATGCATGGGGGCGCATTTGAAGCAGGGATTATCCCAGTGATTAATGTTATTTCGATGAGCATATTTGTAACGTTACTTTTAGAGTATACAGGAACAATAGTGGCACCAATAATTATCCATTTCATTTGGAATACAGTTGGGGCAATTATATTGGGTGGCGTTTCTTTAGCAGGTGATTATCCAAACCTTCTAATCAATACTTTTCAAGGAAGTTTGTTGATTTCAGGTGGCACATATAAATTTGAAGGCAGTATTATTGTTTCCATAGCTAATTTAATTCTAATTACAAGCCTGCTCGTGTTAAATAAAAGAAAAAGAAATGATAATTTAAGCGGTCTACTGAAGTAG
- a CDS encoding PH domain-containing protein: MSIPINAPQKRLSKDAIKVWLISDAIGNMIVLIILGILFYLDDRFLWKEWVGWLLIGATVLTIIGWIWSVIRPFLLYKHWRYDVDEAYLQLKSGALKETHELVPMTKIQSVATEQGPLLRKYGLCSVSVETMGSSHTIPALPKEAAVELRNQIAQYARIKEVE, encoded by the coding sequence TTGAGTATCCCCATAAACGCACCTCAGAAACGTTTATCGAAGGATGCAATCAAGGTTTGGCTTATCAGTGACGCGATTGGCAATATGATCGTTCTCATCATCTTGGGAATCCTTTTTTACCTTGATGATCGTTTTTTATGGAAAGAATGGGTTGGATGGCTCTTAATCGGGGCGACCGTGTTAACGATTATCGGCTGGATTTGGTCAGTGATTCGCCCCTTCTTGCTTTACAAACATTGGCGCTATGATGTCGATGAAGCATATTTACAACTAAAATCAGGTGCACTAAAAGAAACCCATGAACTTGTCCCGATGACAAAAATCCAATCGGTCGCAACCGAGCAAGGCCCGCTTCTTAGAAAATATGGACTCTGTTCCGTTTCCGTGGAAACGATGGGATCGTCTCACACCATACCTGCCTTGCCAAAAGAAGCGGCAGTTGAGTTGCGGAATCAAATTGCCCAATATGCAAGAATTAAGGAAGTGGAGTAA